The Streptomyces sp. NBC_01689 genome includes a window with the following:
- a CDS encoding tyrosine-type recombinase/integrase encodes MRTADTTFATQTDADRWLVKQEAKILGGDWTNPDVKIAFGDFAQSWFKDRDYAATTRERNAGVLNRHILPTFRTVPLREITTPQVRRWRSDLLDAGVGPATVSKAYQVLRAIMNTAVDDGLIERNPCRVKGAGTVTHTERPFLSVPEVYRLADAVPPHCRALVLVAAFAALRFGELAALQRRDIDLEARTVSVRRSYAETRTDGLTVKAPKSAAGVRTVAFPASLVPELAQHLAEHAEAGRTGLVFVGARGGVLRRNNFRRIWLRALTATGLGDVHFHDLRHTGNTLAATGGATTRELMQRMGHSSVRAALVYQHLVNGRDHEIADYVDGQIRKVKRPPRGPSGT; translated from the coding sequence ATGCGTACGGCTGACACGACCTTCGCAACGCAGACCGATGCGGACCGCTGGCTCGTCAAGCAAGAGGCCAAGATCCTCGGCGGCGACTGGACGAACCCGGACGTCAAGATTGCGTTCGGTGACTTCGCGCAGTCGTGGTTCAAGGATCGCGACTACGCGGCCACCACGCGGGAGCGCAACGCCGGCGTGCTCAACCGGCACATCCTGCCGACGTTCCGCACGGTCCCCCTGCGGGAGATCACCACTCCGCAGGTACGGCGCTGGCGTAGCGACCTCCTCGACGCCGGAGTCGGGCCGGCCACCGTCTCCAAGGCGTACCAAGTCCTCCGGGCCATCATGAACACGGCCGTGGATGACGGACTGATCGAGCGCAATCCGTGCCGGGTCAAGGGCGCCGGGACGGTCACCCACACCGAGCGGCCGTTCCTCTCTGTACCCGAGGTGTACCGGCTCGCCGACGCGGTCCCGCCGCACTGCCGCGCCCTGGTGCTCGTGGCCGCGTTCGCCGCGCTCCGCTTCGGCGAGCTGGCCGCACTCCAGCGCAGGGACATCGACCTGGAGGCCCGTACCGTCTCTGTCCGCCGCTCGTACGCCGAGACCCGGACGGATGGCCTCACCGTCAAGGCTCCCAAGAGTGCGGCGGGTGTCCGCACCGTGGCGTTCCCGGCCTCGCTCGTACCCGAGCTGGCGCAGCATCTGGCGGAGCACGCGGAGGCTGGCCGGACTGGGCTCGTCTTCGTCGGGGCCCGCGGCGGTGTCCTGCGGCGGAACAACTTCCGGCGGATCTGGCTCCGCGCTCTCACCGCGACCGGTCTCGGTGACGTCCACTTCCACGATCTCCGGCACACCGGCAACACCCTCGCTGCGACCGGCGGCGCCACCACCCGCGAGTTGATGCAACGGATGGGCCACTCGTCGGTGCGGGCCGCGCTGGTCTATCAGCACCTCGTCAATGGGCGCGATCACGAGATCGCCGACTACGTGGACGGTCAGATCCGGAAGGTGAAGCGGCCCCCGCGCGGACCATCTGGCACGTGA
- a CDS encoding helix-turn-helix domain-containing protein, producing MKDRYLSVDQVAELLGTSARFPRRLIAERRITFVKVGRHVRIPESAVDAYITEHTVEPITVRASRLKAVA from the coding sequence ATGAAGGACCGATACCTCAGCGTCGACCAGGTGGCCGAACTGCTCGGCACCTCGGCGCGCTTCCCCCGCCGGCTGATAGCCGAGCGGCGCATCACCTTCGTGAAGGTCGGCCGTCATGTCCGAATCCCTGAGAGTGCCGTGGACGCCTACATCACGGAGCACACCGTGGAGCCGATCACGGTCCGTGCCTCGCGCCTGAAGGCGGTGGCGTGA
- the repSA gene encoding replication initiator protein RepSA: MDLLTDPVTLGDLLRVASADDFDRWHDQIRRTGGCADPIHLTGWTLSKDKTTGQTLHHYSTESEPGGRLRVACGNRRASRCPSCAFTYAGDTYHLIRAGLAGDDRRDIPATVRDHPRVFATLTAPSFGPVHNRPDRGTCRCGTDHPAADPALGTALDPAAYDYAGAVLFNNHAGDLWQRFTNRLRREIAARAGLSQRELKDSARLSYGKVAEFQKRGALHFHAVIRLDGADGPDTPPPSWASVGLLSDAIRAAAAHSYTSVSVPAADTQPARTFRWGTQLDVRPVKAFGDGSDITEQAVASYVAKYATKAAENTGTLDRRIGELAELDRHRIPDHTRRLIEACKQLDSLYPERRLWAWAHMLGFRGHFSSKSRRYSTTLGELRQARADFRAAQERQALGLEEREPDTVLVLADWQYAGHGHTPGESALAATIARDLQHNRETAREALRDQLALEGAAA; this comes from the coding sequence CTGGACCTCCTGACCGACCCCGTCACCCTCGGCGACCTGCTGAGGGTGGCCTCGGCCGACGACTTCGACCGCTGGCACGACCAAATCCGCCGCACCGGCGGCTGCGCCGACCCCATCCACCTCACCGGCTGGACCCTCAGCAAGGACAAGACCACCGGCCAGACCCTCCACCACTACTCGACGGAGTCCGAGCCGGGTGGACGGCTGCGGGTCGCGTGCGGCAACCGGCGGGCCTCCCGCTGCCCCTCCTGCGCCTTCACCTACGCGGGCGACACCTACCACCTCATCCGCGCGGGCCTCGCCGGAGACGACCGCCGCGACATCCCCGCCACCGTCCGCGACCACCCCCGCGTCTTCGCCACCCTCACCGCCCCGTCCTTCGGCCCCGTCCACAACCGCCCCGACCGCGGGACCTGCCGCTGCGGCACCGACCACCCCGCCGCCGACCCTGCACTCGGCACGGCTCTCGATCCAGCCGCCTACGACTACGCGGGCGCCGTCCTCTTCAACAACCACGCGGGCGATCTGTGGCAGCGGTTCACCAACCGGCTCCGCCGTGAGATCGCCGCCCGCGCAGGCCTGTCGCAGCGGGAGCTGAAGGATTCGGCCCGGCTCTCCTACGGGAAGGTCGCCGAGTTCCAAAAGCGTGGCGCCCTGCACTTCCACGCCGTGATCCGCCTCGACGGAGCGGACGGCCCCGACACCCCGCCGCCGTCCTGGGCGAGCGTCGGCCTTCTCTCCGACGCCATCCGCGCCGCCGCGGCGCACTCCTACACCTCGGTCTCCGTCCCGGCCGCCGACACGCAGCCGGCGCGCACCTTCCGGTGGGGCACCCAGCTCGACGTCCGCCCCGTGAAGGCGTTCGGGGACGGCTCCGACATCACCGAGCAGGCCGTCGCCTCCTACGTCGCCAAGTACGCCACCAAAGCCGCAGAGAACACCGGAACCCTCGACCGGCGCATCGGCGAACTCGCCGAACTCGACCGCCACCGGATCCCCGACCACACCCGCCGCCTCATCGAGGCGTGCAAGCAGCTCGACTCGCTCTACCCGGAACGGCGGCTGTGGGCGTGGGCTCACATGCTCGGCTTCCGCGGCCACTTCTCCTCCAAGTCCCGCCGTTACTCCACCACCCTCGGCGAGCTGCGCCAGGCCCGCGCCGACTTCCGCGCCGCACAGGAACGGCAAGCCCTCGGCCTCGAGGAGCGCGAGCCGGACACCGTCCTCGTCCTCGCCGACTGGCAATACGCCGGCCACGGCCACACCCCCGGCGAATCCGCCCTCGCCGCCACCATCGCCCGCGACCTCCAACACAACCGCGAAACAGCCCGCGAAGCCCTACGCGACCAGCTCGCCCTGGAAGGAGCCGCAGCATGA
- a CDS encoding DNA cytosine methyltransferase has protein sequence MRRTATSRPTSIHLFCGAGGDSDGFRRAGFDVVLGANHWSRAVETHAANFPEAEHLCVDLDHYDMRRLPKARVLVGSPICTEGSPADGVSRPKAPLSAGQLDLFQEGPMQAAAWERTRATAYDILRAAEVHNFDAVICENVPRFATAWPLFAWWLHGMEILGFRHQIISVTAAHVGTLDNPHAPQWRDRIFIVFTRTGMRAPNLRLRPPAWCTGCESDVEAVQSWRNGRTIGKYRQQYDYRCPNTRCRHQIVEPYVRPAASAINWNDPGIRIGDRAAHGRGPLADSTLRKIRLGLTKHRVPSVVTVNHADQGDGRAFPALAAPLPTRTVRIGDGIATPPLLVPAGGSWNTTASPVTAPMRTRTTRDSEALLVPAAFITEHRGGGSTTRAIGDPLASITAGGNHHGLVIPYRKGSPTTTGAPLHTIATRESAALVLAADNRVPDPVDVEDCYFRMLSPREHLRAQRFTDDYTVLGHGGEQTKQAGNAVPANVAQWIAAALLEVL, from the coding sequence ATGCGTCGCACTGCCACTTCCCGGCCGACGTCCATCCACCTGTTCTGTGGTGCCGGTGGCGACTCGGACGGATTCCGGCGCGCCGGCTTCGACGTCGTCCTCGGCGCGAACCACTGGTCCCGCGCGGTCGAGACCCACGCCGCCAACTTCCCCGAGGCCGAACACCTCTGCGTCGACCTCGACCACTACGACATGCGGCGCCTGCCCAAGGCCCGCGTCCTGGTCGGCTCCCCGATCTGCACCGAGGGCAGCCCCGCCGACGGCGTCAGCCGCCCCAAGGCACCGCTCTCCGCCGGGCAACTGGACCTCTTCCAGGAAGGCCCTATGCAGGCAGCCGCGTGGGAACGCACCCGCGCGACGGCCTACGACATCCTGCGCGCCGCCGAAGTCCACAACTTCGACGCCGTCATCTGCGAGAACGTCCCCCGCTTCGCCACCGCCTGGCCCCTGTTCGCCTGGTGGCTGCACGGCATGGAGATCCTCGGCTTCCGCCACCAGATCATCTCCGTCACCGCCGCCCACGTCGGGACCCTCGACAACCCGCACGCCCCACAGTGGCGTGACCGGATCTTCATCGTCTTCACCCGCACCGGCATGCGCGCCCCCAACCTGCGACTGCGCCCGCCCGCCTGGTGCACGGGCTGCGAAAGCGACGTGGAAGCCGTGCAGTCCTGGCGCAACGGCCGCACGATCGGCAAGTACCGGCAGCAGTACGACTACCGCTGCCCCAACACCCGCTGCCGCCACCAGATCGTCGAACCCTACGTACGCCCCGCCGCCTCAGCGATCAACTGGAACGACCCCGGCATCCGGATCGGCGACCGCGCCGCCCACGGCAGGGGCCCCCTCGCCGACTCCACCCTCCGCAAGATCCGCCTCGGCCTCACCAAGCACCGGGTGCCGTCCGTGGTCACCGTCAACCACGCCGACCAGGGCGACGGCCGCGCCTTCCCCGCGCTCGCCGCACCCCTGCCCACCCGCACGGTCCGCATCGGCGACGGCATCGCCACACCCCCGCTGCTCGTCCCGGCCGGCGGGAGCTGGAACACCACCGCGTCCCCGGTCACCGCGCCCATGCGGACCCGCACCACCCGCGACAGCGAAGCCCTCCTGGTGCCCGCCGCGTTCATCACCGAGCACCGCGGGGGCGGCTCGACCACCCGCGCCATCGGTGACCCGCTCGCCTCCATCACCGCCGGCGGCAACCACCACGGACTCGTCATCCCCTACCGCAAGGGCAGCCCTACGACGACCGGCGCCCCGCTCCACACCATCGCCACCCGCGAATCCGCCGCCCTCGTCCTCGCCGCCGACAACCGTGTCCCCGACCCGGTCGACGTGGAGGACTGCTACTTCCGGATGCTCTCCCCGCGTGAACACCTGCGCGCCCAGCGCTTCACCGACGACTACACCGTCCTCGGCCACGGCGGCGAGCAGACCAAACAGGCCGGGAACGCCGTGCCCGCCAACGTCGCCCAGTGGATCGCCGCCGCCCTCCTGGAGGTCCTGTGA
- a CDS encoding SpdD-like protein, whose amino-acid sequence MLRPKVPAMPQPTGLVVPPAVVVEPTAVIQQTPQFQAPAPVVSAAPVPARPAVQLTPGAVIALVGSGTAVVLVVGAVLVSMLLAVAITGASIAICALVIRSLINADAKRR is encoded by the coding sequence ATGCTCCGCCCCAAGGTCCCGGCCATGCCCCAGCCCACCGGCCTCGTGGTTCCGCCCGCCGTGGTCGTCGAGCCGACCGCGGTCATCCAGCAGACCCCGCAGTTCCAGGCTCCCGCTCCGGTTGTCTCTGCGGCTCCGGTCCCGGCACGGCCGGCCGTGCAGCTCACCCCCGGCGCCGTCATCGCCCTCGTCGGCAGCGGCACCGCGGTGGTCCTGGTCGTCGGCGCTGTCCTGGTCTCGATGCTCCTCGCGGTCGCCATCACCGGCGCATCCATCGCCATCTGCGCCCTGGTCATCCGCTCGCTCATCAACGCGGACGCCAAGCGGCGCTGA
- a CDS encoding mobile element transfer protein, with product MPARDHFHSVMRIGPVQIGTHRDRHGHTKHAAVCTNDRCGWSADYSSQSAAQLAARTHRCTAH from the coding sequence ATGCCCGCCCGCGACCACTTCCACTCCGTGATGCGGATCGGCCCCGTGCAGATCGGCACCCACCGCGACCGCCACGGCCACACCAAACACGCCGCCGTGTGCACCAACGACCGCTGCGGCTGGTCCGCCGACTACTCCAGCCAGTCCGCCGCCCAGCTCGCCGCCCGCACCCACCGCTGCACCGCCCACTGA
- a CDS encoding DUF2637 domain-containing protein, with protein sequence MARSAFRVDAVLVQAVIAGALSFAHLHELADAAGQTGWKGWAYPISVDLLLVAAWRRLRSDGPSRLAWSWFLIALVASLGANVATAGFLDLAHPPAWLRFGIAGWPALAFLGGTLLAHSHTTDDPEPNPPASAVSVPAPEVERESAHEPAPLPAAEDTPALTPAASAPSGPPVPAALVDHARKLAADHHTRTGSPIDTDTLRARLGVPPHLADAIAAQLT encoded by the coding sequence ATGGCCCGCTCCGCGTTCCGTGTGGACGCCGTCCTCGTCCAGGCCGTCATCGCCGGAGCCCTCTCCTTCGCCCACCTCCACGAACTCGCCGACGCCGCCGGACAGACCGGCTGGAAGGGATGGGCCTACCCCATCTCCGTGGACCTGCTCCTCGTCGCCGCCTGGCGACGGCTCCGAAGCGACGGTCCCTCCCGGCTGGCCTGGTCCTGGTTCCTCATCGCCCTAGTCGCCTCGCTCGGCGCCAACGTCGCCACCGCCGGGTTCCTCGACCTCGCCCACCCGCCGGCCTGGCTGCGCTTCGGCATCGCCGGATGGCCCGCCCTCGCCTTCCTCGGCGGCACCCTCCTCGCCCACTCCCACACCACCGACGACCCCGAGCCGAATCCGCCGGCCTCCGCGGTCTCGGTCCCGGCGCCGGAAGTCGAGCGGGAATCCGCCCACGAACCGGCACCGCTTCCCGCGGCCGAGGACACCCCCGCTCTCACCCCCGCCGCTTCTGCTCCGTCCGGTCCCCCGGTCCCGGCCGCGCTGGTCGACCACGCCCGCAAGCTCGCCGCCGACCACCACACCCGCACCGGATCCCCGATCGACACCGACACCCTCCGCGCCCGCCTCGGCGTCCCCCCGCACCTCGCCGACGCCATCGCCGCCCAACTCACCTGA
- a CDS encoding FtsK/SpoIIIE domain-containing protein has product MTALTVALVLVVAAALVLRWRRPAWYWLVFGAAFAAVRVLFQYTSVMDACGLTVPPSRWRLAMARLANRPVPESRAPRILRLRPTRTGLVLRLKLRPGQDAFDVSASCDRLRHSFAMYGVTSRELRSGVVEVRMTGYDVLKRVQMPAKTDPAPMRVPVALREDGAVHYRDYRTVPHGLTLGATESGKSVYQRNLVAGLAPMDVALVGIDCKQGVELFPLARRFSALADNPDAALDLLEALVTHMADVYQVIRAEQRITVNVPDAEIAADIWDLPDHLRPVPIVVLVDEVAELALFATKDEEKRRDRIITALVRLAQLGRAAGIYLEICGQRFGSELGKGITMLRAQLTGRTAHRVNDESSANMAFGDIAPDAVLAAIQIPTETPGIAVTGDSSGGWARIRAPHTTLRQAVNLCNKHAGRTPDLPALAPFRPVVGTPAPASEPLAKTAPATV; this is encoded by the coding sequence ATGACCGCGTTAACGGTCGCGCTGGTGCTGGTCGTCGCTGCCGCGCTGGTCCTGCGGTGGCGGCGGCCCGCCTGGTACTGGCTGGTCTTCGGTGCCGCCTTCGCCGCGGTGCGGGTCCTGTTCCAGTACACCTCCGTGATGGACGCCTGCGGGCTCACGGTGCCGCCGTCGCGCTGGCGCCTGGCCATGGCCCGTCTCGCCAACCGGCCCGTCCCCGAATCCCGCGCCCCGCGCATCCTGCGCCTCCGGCCCACCCGGACCGGCCTGGTGCTCCGGCTCAAGCTCCGTCCCGGGCAGGACGCCTTCGACGTCTCCGCCTCCTGCGACCGGCTGCGCCACTCGTTCGCGATGTACGGCGTCACCTCACGTGAACTGCGCTCCGGGGTCGTCGAGGTCCGGATGACCGGATACGACGTCCTCAAGCGGGTCCAGATGCCCGCCAAGACCGATCCGGCACCGATGCGGGTCCCGGTCGCCCTACGCGAGGACGGTGCGGTCCACTACCGCGACTACCGAACGGTCCCGCACGGGCTCACGCTCGGGGCCACGGAGTCGGGAAAGTCCGTCTACCAGCGCAATCTGGTGGCCGGCCTCGCCCCGATGGATGTCGCGCTGGTCGGAATCGACTGCAAGCAGGGCGTGGAACTCTTCCCGCTGGCTCGCCGGTTCTCCGCGCTCGCCGACAATCCCGATGCCGCCCTCGACCTCCTCGAAGCCCTCGTCACGCACATGGCTGACGTGTACCAGGTGATCCGGGCCGAGCAGCGGATCACGGTCAATGTGCCCGATGCGGAGATCGCCGCCGACATCTGGGACCTCCCCGACCACCTGCGCCCGGTCCCGATCGTGGTCCTGGTCGACGAGGTAGCCGAACTCGCCCTCTTCGCCACGAAGGACGAGGAGAAGCGCCGGGACCGCATCATCACCGCCCTGGTCCGCCTCGCCCAGCTCGGCCGGGCCGCCGGGATCTATCTGGAGATCTGCGGGCAGCGCTTCGGCTCCGAACTCGGCAAGGGCATCACCATGCTCCGAGCCCAGCTCACAGGCCGCACTGCCCACCGCGTCAACGACGAATCCTCCGCCAACATGGCCTTCGGCGACATCGCCCCCGACGCCGTCCTCGCCGCCATCCAGATCCCCACCGAGACCCCCGGCATCGCCGTGACCGGCGACTCCTCCGGCGGCTGGGCCCGCATCCGCGCCCCGCACACCACGCTGCGCCAGGCCGTGAACCTCTGCAACAAGCACGCCGGCCGCACCCCGGACCTGCCCGCCCTCGCGCCGTTCCGGCCCGTCGTCGGCACCCCGGCCCCGGCCTCCGAGCCGCTGGCCAAGACCGCTCCCGCGACCGTCTGA
- a CDS encoding SCO3933 family regulatory protein, translated as MRQIPVDTTNATVMVAKAPQPKVKDRRTGEIALDKDGVTLMTVEVMFSTPDEVEILKLTVPQPGVSEDLAMGTPVALTGLVASAWENEFNGQKRHGIAFRAVAVTSLAAAGSTSKAA; from the coding sequence ATGCGTCAGATTCCCGTCGACACCACGAACGCGACCGTGATGGTCGCCAAGGCCCCGCAGCCGAAGGTCAAGGACCGCCGTACCGGTGAGATCGCCCTCGACAAGGACGGCGTCACGCTGATGACGGTGGAGGTCATGTTCTCCACGCCCGACGAGGTGGAGATTCTCAAGCTCACCGTTCCCCAGCCGGGCGTCTCCGAGGACCTGGCCATGGGCACCCCCGTCGCTCTGACGGGCCTGGTCGCCTCGGCGTGGGAGAACGAGTTCAACGGGCAGAAGCGCCACGGGATCGCGTTCCGCGCGGTCGCCGTCACCTCGCTCGCCGCCGCCGGCTCGACGTCGAAGGCGGCCTGA
- a CDS encoding XRE family transcriptional regulator has translation MANERLRAAISAKGETIQSTADHVGVDPKSVERWITTNRTPHRGHRWKAATFLGVDEVYLWPTVEKQAETASTSELVTYYPHRGAVPTSLWSSLIEGATDQVEILVYAGLFLFDSHPDLPDQLAEKATAGTQVRVLLGDPDSQMIRQRGEEEGIGDDLAARARITRRYLEPAAKTPGVEIRLHDTILYNSIYRFDEDVLVNPHVLGAPAGQNPILHFRYIPGARTFRHYMRSFDYAWERGRPS, from the coding sequence ATGGCGAACGAGCGCCTGCGCGCGGCCATTTCGGCGAAGGGCGAGACCATCCAGTCCACTGCCGACCACGTCGGAGTGGACCCGAAGAGTGTCGAGCGGTGGATCACCACGAACCGCACGCCGCACCGGGGCCACCGATGGAAGGCCGCAACCTTCCTGGGCGTCGACGAGGTCTATCTCTGGCCGACAGTGGAGAAGCAGGCCGAGACCGCGAGCACGTCCGAGCTGGTCACGTACTACCCGCACCGCGGTGCCGTTCCGACCTCCTTGTGGTCCTCGCTGATCGAGGGGGCGACGGATCAGGTCGAAATCCTCGTCTATGCAGGGCTCTTCCTCTTCGACAGCCACCCCGACCTACCCGACCAGCTCGCCGAGAAGGCAACGGCCGGCACGCAGGTACGTGTCCTTCTCGGAGACCCGGACTCGCAGATGATCCGCCAGCGAGGCGAGGAGGAAGGCATCGGAGACGATCTGGCCGCCCGCGCTCGGATAACCCGTCGCTACCTCGAACCGGCAGCCAAGACGCCCGGTGTCGAGATCAGGCTCCACGACACGATCCTGTACAACTCGATCTACCGCTTCGACGAGGACGTGTTGGTGAACCCACATGTCCTCGGAGCTCCCGCAGGACAGAACCCGATCCTGCACTTCCGCTACATCCCCGGTGCTCGCACCTTCCGGCACTACATGCGGAGCTTCGACTACGCGTGGGAGCGGGGTCGGCCCTCCTAG
- a CDS encoding NUDIX hydrolase produces MARVDYINDPNAPKANSIVPSVTAVARNETGEVLLIHKTDNDLWALPGGGVDVGEAVADAAVRETKEETGFDVEVTGLVGLYTNPGHVMAYDDGEVRQQFSICFTARITGGELRTSSESKEVAFVDPSKLDELNIHPSMRMRIDHGLANRPEPYIG; encoded by the coding sequence ATGGCCCGCGTCGACTACATCAACGATCCCAACGCTCCCAAGGCGAACAGCATCGTCCCCTCGGTCACCGCCGTTGCGCGCAACGAGACCGGGGAGGTGCTGCTCATCCACAAGACCGACAACGACCTGTGGGCCCTTCCCGGCGGCGGCGTCGATGTCGGCGAAGCGGTCGCGGACGCGGCGGTGCGCGAGACGAAGGAAGAGACCGGCTTCGACGTCGAGGTGACCGGCCTGGTCGGCCTCTACACGAACCCCGGCCACGTCATGGCCTACGACGACGGCGAGGTCCGCCAACAGTTCTCGATCTGCTTCACGGCCCGGATCACCGGTGGTGAACTCCGGACCAGCAGTGAGAGCAAAGAAGTGGCGTTCGTGGACCCGAGCAAGCTCGACGAGCTGAACATCCACCCGTCCATGCGGATGCGGATCGATCATGGCCTGGCGAACCGGCCCGAGCCGTACATCGGATAG
- a CDS encoding e9imm peptide, with amino-acid sequence MTDDFADEDDVDGAIDRLERGLVCPHISDYIFWDADPELTAEKIVDRALSYEPFAL; translated from the coding sequence ATGACCGACGACTTTGCCGACGAGGACGATGTGGACGGCGCCATAGACAGGCTGGAACGCGGACTCGTCTGCCCGCACATCAGTGACTACATCTTCTGGGATGCCGACCCGGAGCTCACCGCTGAGAAGATCGTCGATCGGGCTCTGTCCTACGAGCCGTTCGCACTCTGA
- a CDS encoding HD domain-containing protein yields MPSALDTPQGAAELAESLLPPLGNRWLHTQAVAARAREVSAAVPEEERDLLVAAAWLHDLGYAPELRDTGFHPIDGARHLVRLGAPDRLVRLVAHHSGAVYEAEQRGLSAELAVYEREDAPILDALIYADMTTGPAGQSFDFDRRIEEILVRYDVGSEVHTAISNARPYLAAAIERTQERLGRTAAQSANGS; encoded by the coding sequence ATGCCCTCTGCATTGGACACGCCTCAAGGAGCGGCCGAGCTGGCCGAGTCTCTGTTGCCTCCGCTCGGGAACCGTTGGCTGCACACTCAGGCCGTAGCGGCTCGTGCCCGTGAGGTCTCCGCGGCTGTCCCAGAGGAAGAGCGGGATCTCCTGGTGGCCGCGGCCTGGCTCCACGATCTCGGCTACGCCCCGGAGCTTCGTGACACCGGCTTCCACCCGATCGACGGTGCGCGGCACCTCGTGCGGCTCGGCGCTCCTGATCGGCTCGTACGGCTCGTTGCTCATCACTCCGGCGCCGTGTACGAGGCCGAGCAACGTGGCCTCTCGGCTGAACTGGCCGTCTACGAGCGCGAGGACGCGCCGATCCTTGATGCCTTGATCTACGCGGACATGACGACCGGTCCCGCCGGCCAGTCCTTCGACTTCGACCGCCGTATCGAAGAGATCCTTGTCCGCTACGACGTCGGCAGCGAGGTGCACACCGCGATCAGCAACGCGCGGCCCTACCTTGCGGCGGCCATCGAGCGGACCCAGGAACGGCTGGGGCGGACCGCGGCTCAGAGTGCGAACGGCTCGTAG
- a CDS encoding RloB family protein translates to MSRRQVRGSQKISKSRGRRSENKKVLIVTEGVKTEPQYFEGLASHLNAQAVHVISVRPIGTGRDPLSVVREADQRRRREEQDGDAFDSVWCVVDVDTHATLPSACELASRNSLHIAVSSPCFEIWLLWHFEEHRAWVTVQALAGKLKKHGVSGKKLPSNFPYSKYPEAKARAEKCEAIRVNHSPPNPSSSVSELIAELEHACKVKGREQP, encoded by the coding sequence GTGAGTCGCCGTCAGGTCAGGGGTTCGCAGAAGATTTCGAAATCTCGCGGCAGGAGATCGGAAAACAAGAAGGTTCTGATCGTCACGGAAGGAGTGAAGACAGAGCCGCAATATTTTGAGGGCCTCGCTTCACACCTCAACGCTCAAGCCGTTCACGTGATATCAGTCAGACCTATCGGAACTGGCCGAGACCCTCTAAGCGTCGTCCGTGAGGCCGATCAGCGTCGGAGGCGAGAAGAACAAGACGGCGATGCATTCGACTCTGTCTGGTGTGTAGTTGACGTAGATACCCACGCAACACTTCCTTCCGCATGCGAACTTGCATCCCGCAACAGCTTACACATTGCTGTAAGTAGTCCTTGTTTCGAAATTTGGCTCCTTTGGCATTTTGAGGAGCACAGGGCGTGGGTCACGGTGCAGGCATTGGCTGGCAAATTGAAGAAGCATGGAGTTTCCGGAAAGAAACTGCCTTCCAATTTCCCTTACTCAAAGTACCCCGAGGCCAAGGCAAGGGCTGAAAAATGCGAGGCTATTCGCGTTAATCATAGCCCCCCTAACCCTAGCTCTTCCGTGTCTGAACTGATCGCGGAGCTGGAACATGCTTGCAAGGTAAAGGGGCGTGAACAGCCCTGA